One Microbacterium trichothecenolyticum DNA window includes the following coding sequences:
- a CDS encoding alpha/beta fold hydrolase, which yields MRETLRRLRRPAADEAPAFELTYVRSGPRGETPVLVIPGGPGLASVLPYRGLRRWAARGGLDLIMVEHRGIGRSRTDLDGRPLPPAAMRVTAVLDDLAAVLDAEGIDRAVIVGSSYGSYLAMAFGARHPERVAAMLLDSALQSAHDIDIERDRLRELFWDADDDMARGVRRLVHDGVSERVVLDIVRAAYELGGTDLMHPLVRHKPGFAWRALGAYATRDGSIARIPGIFEFDLVGTIAFRELGYGGTPDGHPLDPARTYLPLAPRYPAFVGEPYDLIAAVRRFDWSLVVLSGDRDLRTPSAIAERVVAAAPDAVLVHIHNGHSALDTHPMALLNAVRRLVRGQQDRLCAEEAALDRLPRKGLSATFPRVLVHLARLDALLRRRVLRR from the coding sequence ATGCGCGAGACACTGCGGCGGTTGCGGCGCCCCGCCGCCGACGAAGCGCCGGCGTTCGAGCTCACCTACGTCCGCTCCGGACCCCGTGGTGAGACGCCCGTGCTCGTCATCCCCGGCGGGCCGGGGCTCGCCTCGGTCCTGCCCTACCGGGGTCTGCGCCGGTGGGCCGCGCGCGGCGGGCTCGACCTGATCATGGTCGAGCACCGCGGCATCGGCCGCTCGCGCACCGACCTCGACGGCCGGCCCCTGCCGCCGGCCGCGATGCGGGTCACCGCTGTTCTCGACGATCTCGCGGCGGTGCTCGATGCCGAGGGGATCGACCGCGCGGTCATCGTCGGTTCGTCGTACGGCAGCTACCTGGCCATGGCCTTCGGGGCCCGGCATCCCGAACGCGTCGCCGCCATGCTGCTCGACTCGGCCCTGCAGTCGGCGCATGACATCGACATCGAGCGCGACCGTCTGCGGGAGCTGTTCTGGGATGCCGACGACGACATGGCCCGAGGCGTGCGGCGCCTCGTGCACGACGGGGTCTCGGAGCGGGTCGTGCTCGACATCGTGCGTGCGGCCTACGAGCTCGGCGGCACCGATCTCATGCATCCGCTGGTGCGGCACAAGCCCGGTTTCGCGTGGCGCGCGCTGGGCGCCTACGCCACGCGCGACGGGTCGATCGCGCGGATCCCGGGCATCTTCGAGTTCGACCTCGTCGGCACGATCGCCTTCCGCGAGCTCGGCTACGGCGGCACGCCCGACGGGCACCCGCTCGACCCCGCGCGGACGTACCTGCCGCTCGCGCCCCGCTACCCGGCGTTCGTGGGCGAGCCGTACGACCTCATCGCGGCCGTGCGCCGCTTCGACTGGTCGCTCGTCGTGCTCTCGGGCGACCGCGATCTGCGCACCCCGTCGGCGATCGCCGAGCGCGTGGTGGCGGCGGCTCCGGATGCCGTGCTCGTGCACATCCACAACGGCCACAGCGCCCTCGACACTCACCCGATGGCGCTGTTGAACGCGGTGCGGCGACTGGTGCGCGGGCAGCAGGATCGCTTGTGCGCAGAAGAGGCGGCCCTCGATCGGCTGCCGCGCAAGGGCCTGTCGGCGACGTTCCCGCGGGTGCTCGTGCATCTCGCGCGCCTGGACGCCCTGCTGCGCCGGCGCGTGCTGCGCCGCTGA
- a CDS encoding glycosyl transferase codes for MTDGDHPPFPLLLPPDTTGLDDVRAALERADAVGDLGTDIAATLAWATSVTRPRSLAATWEVLAAVAARNVAAADSAVPLDWITHQLDLMDAGIDLVLGTVRPDFADLSVRHVAYWRATHHRGRPAGNVHGANLGVRASTYAAAGGIPDLAEHEDVALVRAVRALGARERVSDAHEVETSGRLAGRTPAGYAAFLARVHAWIDAPSIAAPGT; via the coding sequence GTGACCGACGGTGACCATCCCCCTTTCCCCCTGCTGCTCCCGCCCGACACGACCGGCCTCGACGACGTCCGTGCGGCCTTGGAGCGAGCGGATGCCGTCGGCGACCTCGGCACCGACATCGCCGCCACGCTGGCCTGGGCGACGAGCGTCACCCGGCCGCGCTCGCTCGCCGCGACGTGGGAGGTGCTCGCCGCGGTCGCCGCGCGGAATGTCGCCGCGGCCGACTCCGCCGTGCCGCTCGACTGGATCACGCATCAGCTCGACCTGATGGATGCCGGGATCGACCTCGTCCTGGGCACGGTGCGACCCGACTTCGCCGACCTCAGCGTCCGGCACGTGGCGTACTGGCGTGCCACGCACCACCGGGGACGACCGGCGGGCAACGTCCACGGGGCCAATCTCGGCGTGCGGGCGAGCACGTACGCCGCCGCGGGTGGCATCCCGGATCTCGCCGAGCACGAGGACGTCGCCCTCGTGCGGGCCGTCCGCGCGCTCGGTGCGCGGGAGCGGGTGAGCGACGCGCACGAGGTCGAGACCTCGGGGCGACTCGCCGGGCGGACCCCGGCGGGCTATGCCGCGTTCCTCGCGCGCGTGCACGCGTGGATCGACGCCCCCTCGATCGCGGCGCCGGGCACCTGA
- a CDS encoding carbamoyl-phosphate synthase large subunit: MRVLVTSSRNTFALDLIRKLGSVGHTVFASDTYDGAVGNHSRFLAGHLATPSPRFDTDAFIATVSDYVDTHDIDVIIPTFEEVFYLAARAADLPSRVRLFAGSFADLARLHDKASFQRLAQDAGVPIPETVVVTSPEELRTAIDSFPRYFARAAFSRGGVGLLTNTGPLAGKIPVEECVPTPEQPWLVQPFVDGPMVCTYSVVVDGKVLAHTTYKAAEQWAHSTAISFIAVDSTDTLRYTQQLVDTLDPTFTGQISFDFVDHGTDAAPDYKIIECNPRPTNGVILLEADDVSKAIQGELTEPVVAVPGTERQITLAVLAEAFTEPLSHLPKTLHDLLHVRDVGAGWWDGAAMLWSPATIVHGAKISHGDRKEILAALGDDIVWNGEPIEGMSEADAEALEAVHAGRV; this comes from the coding sequence ATGCGCGTGCTCGTCACCAGTTCCCGTAACACGTTCGCTCTCGATCTGATCCGCAAGCTCGGCAGTGTCGGTCACACCGTCTTCGCCAGCGACACCTACGACGGTGCCGTGGGCAATCACTCGCGCTTCCTCGCCGGCCACCTGGCGACGCCGTCGCCGCGGTTCGATACCGACGCCTTCATCGCCACGGTGAGCGACTACGTCGACACGCACGACATCGATGTCATCATCCCCACCTTCGAGGAGGTCTTCTACCTCGCCGCCCGCGCGGCCGACCTCCCCTCGCGCGTGCGCCTGTTCGCCGGCAGCTTCGCCGACCTCGCCCGCCTGCACGACAAGGCGAGCTTCCAGCGCCTGGCGCAGGATGCCGGGGTCCCCATCCCCGAGACGGTGGTCGTCACCTCCCCCGAAGAGCTGCGGACCGCCATCGACAGCTTCCCGCGGTACTTCGCCCGCGCGGCGTTCTCGCGCGGCGGCGTGGGACTGCTGACGAACACGGGCCCGCTCGCGGGCAAGATCCCCGTCGAGGAGTGCGTGCCCACGCCCGAGCAGCCGTGGCTCGTGCAGCCGTTCGTGGACGGCCCGATGGTGTGCACCTACAGCGTCGTCGTCGACGGCAAGGTGCTGGCGCACACCACCTACAAGGCCGCCGAGCAGTGGGCTCACTCGACGGCGATCTCCTTCATCGCGGTCGACAGCACCGACACCCTGCGCTATACCCAGCAGCTGGTCGACACCCTCGATCCGACCTTCACGGGCCAGATCTCGTTCGACTTCGTCGACCACGGCACCGACGCTGCTCCCGACTACAAGATCATCGAGTGCAACCCGCGCCCCACCAACGGCGTCATCCTGCTCGAAGCCGACGACGTCTCGAAGGCCATCCAGGGCGAGCTCACCGAGCCCGTCGTCGCCGTCCCCGGCACGGAGCGTCAGATCACCCTCGCCGTCCTCGCCGAGGCGTTCACCGAGCCGCTCTCGCACCTGCCCAAGACGCTGCACGACCTGCTGCACGTGCGCGACGTGGGCGCCGGATGGTGGGACGGCGCAGCGATGCTCTGGAGCCCGGCGACCATCGTGCACGGCGCGAAGATCTCGCACGGCGACCGTAAGGAGATCCTCGCGGCCCTCGGCGACGACATCGTCTGGAACGGCGAGCCCATCGAGGGCATGTCCGAAGCCGATGCCGAGGCCCTCGAGGCGGTGCACGCCGGCCGCGTCTGA
- a CDS encoding circularly permuted type 2 ATP-grasp protein, translating to MGDLFDGYGSTLAPRKTASGVPAYDEMFGAPATSGDAFPSREAYRELYHALAKMTQEELRGRTDSLARSYLAQGVTFDFAGEERPFPLDAVPRVIAYDEWSRIEAGVKQRVRALEAFLDDAYGNQHCVRDGILPAGLIASSQYFYRQAAGIRSANGVRIQVSGIDLIRDEHGEMRVLEDNVRVPSGVSYVISNRRVMAQTLPELFVSMRVRPVGDYPNKLLAALRASAPPGIDDPNIVVLTPGVYNSAYFEHTLLARLMGVELVEGRDLLCIGGKVFMRTTRGPQRVDVIYRRVDDDFLDPLQFRADSMLGAPGLMLAARLGNVTIANAVGNGVADDKLLYTYVPDLIRYYLAEEPILKNVDTWRLEDPGALEEVLDRLPELVVKPVDGSGGKGLVVGPDASPAELEKLRKRLLADPRGWIAQPVVMLSTIPTLVEDGMRPRHADLRPFAVNDGDDIWVLPGGLTRVALPEGQLVVNSSQGGGSKDTWIVGGAAPGHVEYGQGNGVSGLVADQAAVTEAIPIIYDGQPAPDTAPRDHRPDRDQQEQQQQSASVQHGPQAEQQQQMRASTTSQSEESGAC from the coding sequence ATGGGTGACCTGTTCGACGGTTACGGCTCCACGCTGGCGCCGCGCAAGACCGCATCCGGCGTCCCGGCGTACGACGAGATGTTCGGTGCGCCGGCGACGTCCGGCGATGCCTTTCCCTCTCGCGAGGCGTATCGGGAGCTGTATCACGCGCTCGCGAAGATGACACAGGAAGAGCTGCGCGGGCGCACCGATTCGTTGGCGCGCTCCTACCTCGCGCAGGGCGTCACCTTCGACTTCGCGGGTGAGGAGCGGCCGTTCCCACTCGATGCCGTGCCCCGCGTCATCGCGTACGACGAGTGGTCGCGCATCGAGGCCGGCGTCAAGCAGCGCGTCCGTGCGCTCGAGGCCTTCCTCGACGACGCGTACGGCAATCAGCACTGCGTGCGCGACGGCATCCTGCCGGCGGGTCTCATCGCGTCGTCGCAGTACTTCTATCGCCAGGCCGCCGGCATCCGCAGCGCCAACGGCGTGCGCATCCAGGTGTCGGGCATCGACCTCATCCGCGACGAGCACGGCGAGATGCGCGTGCTCGAAGACAACGTGCGCGTGCCCTCGGGGGTGTCGTACGTCATCTCGAACCGCCGGGTGATGGCCCAGACCCTGCCCGAGCTGTTCGTCTCGATGCGGGTGCGACCGGTCGGCGACTACCCGAACAAGCTGCTCGCGGCGCTGCGCGCCTCGGCCCCGCCCGGGATCGACGACCCGAACATCGTGGTGCTCACCCCGGGTGTCTACAACTCGGCGTACTTCGAGCACACGCTGCTCGCGCGCCTCATGGGCGTCGAGCTCGTCGAGGGACGTGATCTGCTGTGCATCGGCGGCAAGGTGTTCATGCGCACCACGCGGGGCCCGCAGCGCGTCGACGTGATCTACCGCCGCGTCGACGACGACTTCCTCGACCCGCTGCAGTTCCGCGCCGACTCGATGCTGGGCGCGCCCGGGCTCATGCTCGCCGCGCGCCTCGGCAACGTCACGATCGCCAATGCGGTCGGCAACGGCGTCGCCGACGACAAGCTCCTCTACACCTACGTGCCCGACCTCATCCGGTACTACCTGGCCGAGGAGCCGATCCTGAAGAACGTCGACACCTGGCGTCTGGAAGACCCCGGTGCGCTCGAAGAGGTGCTCGACCGCCTGCCCGAGCTCGTGGTGAAGCCCGTCGACGGATCCGGCGGCAAGGGGCTCGTGGTGGGGCCCGACGCCTCTCCCGCCGAGCTCGAGAAGCTGCGCAAGCGCCTGCTCGCCGACCCGCGCGGGTGGATCGCGCAGCCGGTCGTCATGCTCTCCACCATCCCCACCCTGGTGGAAGACGGGATGCGTCCGCGCCACGCCGACCTGCGCCCGTTCGCCGTCAACGACGGCGACGACATCTGGGTGCTGCCCGGCGGCCTCACCCGCGTGGCTCTCCCCGAGGGCCAGCTCGTGGTCAACTCCAGCCAGGGCGGCGGCTCGAAAGACACGTGGATCGTCGGCGGCGCCGCCCCCGGACACGTCGAGTACGGCCAGGGCAACGGAGTATCGGGCCTCGTCGCCGACCAGGCGGCGGTGACCGAGGCCATCCCGATCATCTACGACGGCCAGCCCGCTCCCGATACCGCGCCGCGCGACCACCGGCCCGATCGCGATCAGCAGGAGCAACAGCAGCAGAGCGCCAGCGTGCAGCACGGTCCGCAGGCCGAGCAGCAGCAGCAGATGCGCGCCTCGACGACGTCGCAGAGCGAGGAGTCCGGAGCATGCTGA
- a CDS encoding alpha-E domain-containing protein, translating into MLSRIAESLFWIGRYIERSDGTARILDVHLQLLLEDPWIDEDTACRSLLSVMGSEWPENVDSVRRDDVLARLAVDRMNPSSIAYSITAARENARRAREIVSTELWEVLNTTNSRMPRRLQTDKVHEFFQWVRERAALAIGIVDSSTNRDEAWQFFTLGRSIERADMTARLLATRSLTEVSGPSWTTILRSCGAYEAYLRTYRGMPSARNAAEFLLLDRLFPRSIIYSIQRAEDCMSAIDPRADRVGHSNTVLRALGQIRNDLEYRPISEILAELPEHMHRVQTVTREASEAIRSRFFPTQAEPAWIGEIS; encoded by the coding sequence ATGCTGAGTCGTATCGCCGAGAGCCTGTTCTGGATCGGTCGCTACATCGAGCGCAGCGACGGCACGGCGCGCATCCTCGACGTGCACCTTCAGCTGCTGCTGGAAGACCCGTGGATCGACGAGGACACCGCGTGCCGTTCGCTGCTGAGCGTCATGGGCTCGGAATGGCCCGAGAACGTCGACTCGGTGCGCCGCGACGACGTGCTCGCGCGTCTCGCCGTCGATCGGATGAACCCGTCGAGCATCGCCTACTCGATCACCGCCGCGCGAGAGAACGCTCGCCGTGCGCGCGAGATCGTGTCGACCGAGCTGTGGGAGGTGCTCAACACCACGAACTCGCGCATGCCGCGACGTCTGCAGACCGACAAGGTGCATGAGTTCTTCCAGTGGGTGCGCGAACGTGCGGCGCTGGCGATCGGCATCGTCGACTCCTCGACGAACCGCGACGAGGCGTGGCAGTTCTTCACGCTGGGTCGCAGCATCGAACGCGCCGACATGACCGCTCGCCTGCTCGCGACCCGCTCGCTGACCGAGGTGTCGGGCCCGTCGTGGACGACGATCCTGCGTTCGTGCGGCGCCTACGAGGCCTACCTGCGCACGTACCGGGGCATGCCCAGTGCGCGCAACGCCGCCGAGTTCCTGCTGCTCGACCGCCTGTTCCCGCGCTCGATCATCTACTCGATCCAGCGCGCAGAAGACTGCATGAGCGCGATCGACCCGCGCGCCGATCGCGTCGGTCACTCCAACACCGTGCTCCGCGCGCTCGGACAGATTCGCAACGACCTCGAGTACCGGCCGATCAGTGAGATCCTCGCCGAGTTGCCCGAGCACATGCATCGAGTGCAGACCGTGACCCGCGAGGCTTCCGAGGCCATTCGGTCGCGCTTCTTCCCGACGCAGGCCGAGCCCGCGTGGATCGGAGAGATCTCATGA
- a CDS encoding transglutaminase family protein, with protein MKRLRIEHQTGFAYPGDVSASYNEARMLPHSTDSQFVLSSSLDIEPSTSVNQYVDYFGTSVAAFDVLSPHAALTITARSLVEVRPRPIAHTDITWEQLADEAARSIATVEQLTQTPRTTPHAEVVALARSIAAQHDRPGPAAHAIAEAVGDAIEYMQGVTGVHSTAVDAWEARKGVCQDIAHIALGALREVGIPARYVSGYLHPKPSAEVGEVVAGESHAWVEWFAGDWQGFDPTNNIEIGDRHVLVGRGRDYNDVPPLRGVYAGPGKSQLKVKVTITRET; from the coding sequence ATGAAACGTCTGCGTATCGAGCACCAGACCGGGTTCGCCTACCCGGGCGACGTGTCGGCGTCGTACAACGAGGCGCGCATGCTGCCGCACTCCACCGACAGTCAGTTCGTGCTCAGCTCGTCGCTCGACATCGAGCCGTCGACCTCGGTGAACCAGTACGTCGACTACTTCGGTACGAGCGTCGCGGCGTTCGACGTGCTCTCGCCGCACGCCGCGTTGACGATCACCGCCCGTTCGCTGGTCGAGGTGCGCCCGCGGCCCATCGCTCACACCGACATCACGTGGGAGCAGCTCGCCGACGAGGCGGCGCGATCGATCGCGACCGTCGAGCAGCTCACGCAGACGCCGCGCACGACCCCGCATGCCGAGGTGGTGGCGCTGGCGCGCTCCATCGCCGCGCAGCACGACCGTCCGGGGCCCGCCGCTCACGCCATCGCCGAGGCCGTGGGCGATGCCATCGAGTACATGCAGGGTGTGACCGGCGTGCACTCGACGGCCGTCGACGCGTGGGAGGCGCGCAAGGGCGTCTGCCAGGACATCGCGCACATCGCCCTCGGGGCCCTTCGTGAGGTCGGTATCCCGGCGCGTTACGTCTCGGGGTATCTGCACCCGAAGCCGTCGGCCGAGGTGGGCGAGGTCGTCGCGGGCGAGTCGCACGCCTGGGTGGAATGGTTCGCCGGTGACTGGCAGGGCTTCGACCCGACCAACAACATCGAGATCGGTGACCGGCACGTGCTCGTGGGTCGCGGCCGCGATTACAACGACGTGCCGCCGCTGCGCGGCGTCTACGCGGGTCCGGGCAAGAGCCAGCTCAAGGTGAAGGTGACGATCACGCGCGAGACGTGA
- a CDS encoding TetR/AcrR family transcriptional regulator — protein MTTPVAAVEGLRDRRRRETSIEICAAALDLFEQKGVHGTTVDEIAARAGVSPRTFFRLAGTKEDAVFVDDGRFAAALAEVGEPCDDIAALLAVLRGEFARELALLDADARARERFLRVRRLIAHESALLGAAVRREVTSADRFVPGIAQRTGLAELDVRAALSAAGLEMRMTLDEWARCYDDGETSSLVDLHREVQARFAAALRP, from the coding sequence ATGACCACCCCGGTAGCTGCCGTCGAGGGATTGCGCGATCGCCGACGCCGCGAGACGTCGATCGAGATCTGCGCCGCCGCCCTCGACCTGTTCGAGCAGAAGGGCGTCCACGGCACGACCGTCGACGAGATCGCCGCGCGTGCCGGCGTCTCGCCGCGCACCTTCTTCCGCCTGGCCGGAACGAAAGAGGACGCGGTCTTCGTCGACGACGGTCGCTTCGCCGCAGCGTTGGCCGAGGTCGGGGAGCCCTGCGACGACATCGCCGCCCTCCTCGCCGTGCTCCGCGGGGAATTCGCGCGCGAGCTCGCGCTCCTGGATGCCGATGCCCGGGCGCGCGAACGCTTCCTGCGCGTGCGCCGGCTCATCGCGCACGAGTCCGCGCTGCTCGGTGCCGCGGTGCGTCGCGAGGTGACCTCCGCCGACCGCTTCGTCCCCGGGATCGCCCAGCGCACCGGACTCGCCGAACTCGACGTGCGCGCGGCCCTCAGCGCCGCGGGCCTCGAGATGCGCATGACCCTCGATGAATGGGCGCGCTGCTACGACGACGGCGAGACGAGCAGCCTCGTCGACCTGCACCGCGAGGTGCAGGCGCGCTTCGCTGCGGCGCTGAGGCCCTGA
- a CDS encoding MDR family MFS transporter, whose translation MVSTGTVPTSASPGKTATRPGAVIALLVIAAFVVILNETIMGVALPELMRELDIAASTAQWLTTAFLLTMAVVIPTTGFLIQRFPLRALFFTAMGLFTLGTVIAAVAPGFGVLLIGRIVQATGTAIMIPLLFTTVLNVVPAHRRGRMMGLISIVISVAPAVGPTVSGLILSVFPWRAMFIVMIPIALVAIALGARWVQNLTDTRGVTLDILSVVLSALAFGGIIFGLSSIGEAAGGHEIVPVWMPLALGALALVAFVVRQVRLGATDRVLLNLGVFRHSSFTIAVILVVVAMTTLFGVLILLPLYLQNVLGLGTLPTGLMLLPGGLLMGLMAPLVGNLFDRFGARPLVLPGAIVASVALWGFATLSTDTSVGFVIAVHCLLSLGLAFMFTPLMTSALGALPRELYPHGSAIVSTVQQLAGAAGTAVFVTLMTVGAAASAAQGTDVVDATATGIHSAFFVAACLSVAVIVLAAFVRTPAQGEESPAPSGS comes from the coding sequence ATGGTCTCCACCGGAACCGTCCCCACCTCCGCCTCGCCGGGCAAGACCGCCACGCGCCCCGGTGCCGTCATCGCCCTGCTCGTGATCGCCGCCTTCGTCGTCATCCTGAACGAGACGATCATGGGTGTCGCGCTGCCCGAGCTCATGCGCGAGCTCGACATCGCCGCCAGCACCGCCCAGTGGCTCACCACCGCGTTCCTGCTGACGATGGCCGTCGTCATCCCCACGACCGGCTTCCTCATCCAGCGCTTCCCGCTGCGCGCACTGTTCTTCACCGCGATGGGGCTGTTCACGCTCGGCACGGTCATCGCCGCCGTGGCTCCCGGCTTCGGCGTGCTGCTCATCGGGCGCATCGTGCAGGCCACGGGCACGGCGATCATGATCCCGCTGCTGTTCACGACCGTGCTCAACGTCGTTCCGGCGCACCGGCGCGGGCGCATGATGGGCCTCATCTCGATCGTGATCTCGGTGGCCCCGGCGGTCGGCCCGACCGTGTCGGGACTGATCCTGTCGGTGTTCCCGTGGCGCGCGATGTTCATCGTGATGATCCCCATCGCGCTCGTCGCGATCGCCCTCGGGGCCCGGTGGGTGCAGAATCTCACCGACACCCGCGGCGTGACCCTCGACATCCTGTCGGTCGTTCTCTCGGCCCTGGCATTCGGCGGGATCATCTTCGGGCTCTCCAGCATCGGTGAGGCCGCCGGCGGACACGAGATCGTGCCGGTGTGGATGCCGCTGGCGCTCGGCGCCCTCGCTCTCGTGGCGTTCGTCGTGCGTCAGGTGCGCCTGGGGGCGACCGACCGCGTGCTGTTGAACCTCGGTGTCTTCCGGCACTCGTCGTTCACGATCGCGGTGATCCTCGTCGTCGTGGCCATGACGACGCTGTTCGGCGTGCTGATCCTGCTGCCGCTGTACCTACAGAACGTCCTGGGCCTCGGGACGCTGCCCACCGGGCTCATGCTCCTGCCGGGTGGTCTCCTGATGGGACTCATGGCGCCGTTGGTCGGCAACCTCTTCGACCGCTTCGGTGCCCGCCCGCTCGTGCTTCCGGGGGCGATCGTGGCGAGTGTCGCCCTGTGGGGCTTCGCGACGCTGTCGACCGACACGTCGGTCGGGTTCGTCATCGCCGTGCACTGCCTGCTGAGTCTGGGCCTGGCGTTCATGTTCACGCCGCTCATGACCTCGGCGCTCGGGGCGCTGCCGCGTGAGCTCTACCCCCACGGCTCCGCGATCGTGTCGACCGTGCAGCAGCTCGCCGGTGCGGCGGGCACGGCGGTGTTCGTGACCCTGATGACGGTGGGGGCGGCGGCCTCGGCGGCGCAGGGGACGGACGTGGTGGATGCCACGGCCACCGGCATCCATTCGGCTTTCTTCGTCGCGGCGTGCCTGTCGGTCGCGGTGATCGTTCTCGCGGCGTTCGTGCGGACGCCGGCGCAGGGCGAGGAGTCCCCGGCCCCGTCGGGGAGCTGA
- a CDS encoding LacI family DNA-binding transcriptional regulator: protein MTPSIKDVAAAAGVSVGTVSNVLNRPEKVSPSTVERVHEAIDDLGFVRNDAARQLRAGQSRSLGLIVLDSGNPFFAEVARGAEDRAAENGMTVLLGNSGHDGARESAYLDLFREQRVRGVLLTPSDLDSAVLASTGIPLILVDGETPAANLPAVTVDDVEGGYLATRHLLARGRRHIAFVGGPPSIRQVADRLAGARRALAEVPRAHLEVITTPALTVLAGRAVGEQLAARADRPDAAFCANDLLAVGVLQGATILGSIRVPDDLALIGYDDIDFAQSTVVPLSSIRQPAHAIGATAVDLLLESIADPSAAPRVVRYRPELVARASTGA, encoded by the coding sequence ATGACGCCGAGCATCAAAGACGTCGCCGCCGCCGCCGGCGTGTCGGTCGGCACGGTCTCGAACGTGCTCAATCGCCCCGAGAAGGTGTCACCGTCGACCGTCGAGCGCGTGCACGAGGCCATCGACGACCTCGGCTTCGTGCGCAACGACGCCGCGCGACAGCTCCGCGCGGGACAGAGCCGCTCCCTCGGACTCATCGTGCTCGACAGCGGCAACCCGTTCTTCGCCGAGGTCGCCCGTGGCGCCGAAGACCGCGCGGCCGAGAACGGCATGACCGTTCTGCTCGGCAACAGCGGCCACGACGGGGCCCGCGAGTCGGCCTACCTCGACCTCTTCCGCGAGCAGCGCGTGCGCGGCGTGCTGCTCACCCCCAGCGATCTCGACTCCGCCGTCCTGGCCTCGACCGGGATCCCGCTGATCCTCGTCGACGGCGAGACGCCCGCCGCGAACCTTCCAGCCGTCACCGTCGACGACGTCGAGGGCGGCTACCTCGCGACGCGACACCTGCTGGCCCGGGGACGACGACACATCGCCTTCGTCGGCGGCCCGCCGTCGATCCGTCAGGTGGCCGATCGTCTCGCCGGCGCGCGCCGCGCCCTCGCCGAAGTCCCCCGCGCGCACCTCGAGGTCATCACCACACCGGCACTGACGGTGCTCGCCGGTCGGGCGGTCGGCGAGCAGCTCGCCGCCCGCGCCGATCGGCCGGATGCCGCCTTCTGCGCCAACGACCTGCTCGCGGTGGGCGTGCTGCAGGGCGCGACGATCCTCGGCTCGATCCGCGTGCCCGACGACCTCGCGCTCATCGGGTACGACGACATCGACTTCGCCCAGTCGACCGTTGTGCCGCTGTCGTCCATCCGTCAGCCCGCGCACGCGATCGGCGCGACGGCGGTCGACCTGCTCCTGGAGAGCATCGCCGACCCGTCCGCCGCGCCGCGCGTCGTGCGGTACCGGCCCGAGCTCGTCGCCCGGGCGTCCACGGGCGCCTGA
- a CDS encoding L-rhamnose mutarotase — MTHRVAFTLRVRPDLADAYVARHSPVRAEMLAEIAAAGRRNYSLFLDRGTSTLFGYYETDDDAAARAHLAASPIAADWEAEMAPFFDGLDGRPDQAATSLVEVFHLADQLADAETSASAPTESTRS; from the coding sequence ATGACACACCGCGTCGCCTTCACGCTGCGCGTCAGACCCGACCTCGCCGACGCCTACGTCGCTCGGCACAGTCCGGTGCGCGCCGAGATGCTCGCCGAGATCGCCGCGGCGGGACGCCGCAACTACTCCCTGTTCCTCGATCGCGGCACCAGCACGCTCTTCGGCTACTACGAGACCGACGACGACGCCGCGGCCCGCGCCCACCTCGCGGCTTCGCCGATCGCCGCGGACTGGGAAGCCGAGATGGCCCCGTTCTTCGACGGCCTCGACGGTCGCCCCGACCAGGCCGCGACCTCCCTCGTCGAGGTGTTCCACCTCGCCGACCAGCTCGCGGACGCTGAGACCTCGGCATCCGCCCCGACCGAAAGCACCCGCTCATGA